The proteins below come from a single Acanthopagrus latus isolate v.2019 chromosome 4, fAcaLat1.1, whole genome shotgun sequence genomic window:
- the vrk3 gene encoding inactive serine/threonine-protein kinase VRK3 isoform X2 encodes MPFQFCPQCGTKLQPGFRFCPSCGEKLPSPGPDEPITVSSTASLSRTPLKSGEAAISVVNTSLVASSASVEPTESKAYACTTSFPLTPRPALRKTRNSLRLDKDVKFNLATSPVVLPTKPVRDDKTEDRGVGLARTPTKQHTVTFKPDASVEPTVESSSSPLAKSPRPVRGKAKLSSPAKKQAEDGKKLTDKTSKKAEESAVDGCPVAVTSPVSSPISRSPFRATAKSKAKKAKHVPAVEPLQEGEEVTDTVGKNWKLLKLLSQCTTELLYEVAQTVSRPSSKESNHILKLGAKDGRIFNEQNFLQRAAKPATVDKWIKQNKLDFLGIPSCVGFGPHADSYRFLIFPDMGQSLQSVMEEEDELLSEKVVLQLACRILDVLQYIHSNEYVHADINAENIYIKPGQKSQVYLVGYCHAFRFCPGGQHVEYREASRTPHEGTIEFISLDTHKGAAPSRRSDLQSLGYCMLRWHTGTLPWTAVTQPDQVATQKQRYIEDVPALLSHCFGKKRVSSAFQTYLTTVMTLQFSEQPDYSVLKDGLSRALLQLGGSLEQPLSF; translated from the exons ATGCCTTTCCAGTTCTGTCCTCAGTGTGGGACAAAGTTGCAGCCTGGATTCAGATTCTGTCCATCGTGTGGAGAGAAGCTTCCGAGTCCTGGTCCTGATGAACCTATAACCGTGAGCTCGACAGCTTCTTTAAGTCGCACTCCACTCAAGAGTGGTGAAGCTGCAATATCAGTAGTTAACACAAGCCTTGTTGCTTCAAGTGCAAGTGTTGAGCCCACTGAGAGTAAAG CCTATGCTTGCACTACATCATTTCCACTAACACCTCGTCCTGCACTCCGAAAGACCCGTAACTCCCTACGACTGGACAAGGATGTTAAATTCAACCTTGCCACTTCACCTGTGGTGCTCCCCACTAAACCGGTCAGAGATGACAAGACAGAAG ACCGTGGTGTTGGATTGGCTAGAACTCCTACAAAGCAGCACACAGTCACTTTTAAACCTGATGCATCAGTAGAGCCAACTGTAGagtcttcctcttctcctcttgcAAAATCCCCTCGACCTG TCAGGGGAAAGGCAAAACTCTCCAGCCCTGCTAAGAAGCAGGCAGAAGATGGAAAGAAGCTGACTGATAAAACAAGTAAGAAAGCAGAAGAATCGGCAGTAGACGGATGTCCGGTGGCCGTGACTTCCCCTGTTTCCTCTCCAATCTCCAGGTCACCATTTAGAG CTACAGCAAAAAGCAAAGCCAAGAAGGCAAAGCATGTGCCGGCTGTGGAGCCGCTTCAGGAAGGTGAAGAAGTGACGGACACAGTGGGCAAGAACTGGAAGCTGCTGAAACTGCTCAGTCAGTGTACGACGGAACTCCTCTACGAAG tggcCCAAACAGTTTCACGACCCAGTTCCAAAGAATCAAATCACATCCTCAAACTG ggAGCTAAAGATGGGAGAATCTTTAATGAGCAGAACttcctgcagagagctgctaAACCTGCAACTG TGGACAAGTggatcaaacaaaacaagttggATTTTCTTGGGATTCCTTCCTGTGTTGGCTTCGGTCCTCATGCAGATTCCTACAG gtTTTTGATTTTCCCAGACATGGGTCAGTCTCTGCAGTCTGTcatggaggaagaagatgagctTCTGTCTGAGAAAGTCGTCCTGCAGCTCGCCTGTAGAATA TTGGATGTTCTGCAGTATATCCATTCAAATGAGTATGTTCACGCTGATataaatgcagaaaacatttacatcaaaCCAGGACAGAAATCACAG gtaTATCTGGTAGGATACTGCCATGCTTTCAGGTTCTGTCCAGGTGGACAACATGTTGAGTACCGTGAAGCCAGCAGGACGCCACATGAGGGCACCATCGAGTTCATCAGCCTGGACACACACAAGGGAGCAG CTCCATCTCGACGCAGTGACCTGCAGTCTCTTGGTTACTGCATGCTGCGCTGGCACACAGGGACACTGCCGTGGACGGCTGTCACTCAGCCGGACCAGGTAgccacacagaaacagag GTACATTGAGGATGTTCCTGCCCTGTTGAGCCACTGCTTTGGAAAGAAGAGAGTCTCCA GTGCATTTCAAACATACCTGACCACAGTGATGACTCTGCAGTTCTCTGAGCAGCCGGACTACTCTGTGCTGAAGGACGGACTCAGTCGGGCTTTACTGCAGCTGGGAGGGTCGCTGGAGCAGCCGCTCAGTTTTTAG
- the vrk3 gene encoding inactive serine/threonine-protein kinase VRK3 isoform X1 codes for MDGQNNKCISVDYKMPFQFCPQCGTKLQPGFRFCPSCGEKLPSPGPDEPITVSSTASLSRTPLKSGEAAISVVNTSLVASSASVEPTESKAYACTTSFPLTPRPALRKTRNSLRLDKDVKFNLATSPVVLPTKPVRDDKTEDRGVGLARTPTKQHTVTFKPDASVEPTVESSSSPLAKSPRPVRGKAKLSSPAKKQAEDGKKLTDKTSKKAEESAVDGCPVAVTSPVSSPISRSPFRATAKSKAKKAKHVPAVEPLQEGEEVTDTVGKNWKLLKLLSQCTTELLYEVAQTVSRPSSKESNHILKLGAKDGRIFNEQNFLQRAAKPATVDKWIKQNKLDFLGIPSCVGFGPHADSYRFLIFPDMGQSLQSVMEEEDELLSEKVVLQLACRILDVLQYIHSNEYVHADINAENIYIKPGQKSQVYLVGYCHAFRFCPGGQHVEYREASRTPHEGTIEFISLDTHKGAAPSRRSDLQSLGYCMLRWHTGTLPWTAVTQPDQVATQKQRYIEDVPALLSHCFGKKRVSSAFQTYLTTVMTLQFSEQPDYSVLKDGLSRALLQLGGSLEQPLSF; via the exons ATGGACGGACAGAATAACAAGTGTATCTCGGTTGATTATAA AATGCCTTTCCAGTTCTGTCCTCAGTGTGGGACAAAGTTGCAGCCTGGATTCAGATTCTGTCCATCGTGTGGAGAGAAGCTTCCGAGTCCTGGTCCTGATGAACCTATAACCGTGAGCTCGACAGCTTCTTTAAGTCGCACTCCACTCAAGAGTGGTGAAGCTGCAATATCAGTAGTTAACACAAGCCTTGTTGCTTCAAGTGCAAGTGTTGAGCCCACTGAGAGTAAAG CCTATGCTTGCACTACATCATTTCCACTAACACCTCGTCCTGCACTCCGAAAGACCCGTAACTCCCTACGACTGGACAAGGATGTTAAATTCAACCTTGCCACTTCACCTGTGGTGCTCCCCACTAAACCGGTCAGAGATGACAAGACAGAAG ACCGTGGTGTTGGATTGGCTAGAACTCCTACAAAGCAGCACACAGTCACTTTTAAACCTGATGCATCAGTAGAGCCAACTGTAGagtcttcctcttctcctcttgcAAAATCCCCTCGACCTG TCAGGGGAAAGGCAAAACTCTCCAGCCCTGCTAAGAAGCAGGCAGAAGATGGAAAGAAGCTGACTGATAAAACAAGTAAGAAAGCAGAAGAATCGGCAGTAGACGGATGTCCGGTGGCCGTGACTTCCCCTGTTTCCTCTCCAATCTCCAGGTCACCATTTAGAG CTACAGCAAAAAGCAAAGCCAAGAAGGCAAAGCATGTGCCGGCTGTGGAGCCGCTTCAGGAAGGTGAAGAAGTGACGGACACAGTGGGCAAGAACTGGAAGCTGCTGAAACTGCTCAGTCAGTGTACGACGGAACTCCTCTACGAAG tggcCCAAACAGTTTCACGACCCAGTTCCAAAGAATCAAATCACATCCTCAAACTG ggAGCTAAAGATGGGAGAATCTTTAATGAGCAGAACttcctgcagagagctgctaAACCTGCAACTG TGGACAAGTggatcaaacaaaacaagttggATTTTCTTGGGATTCCTTCCTGTGTTGGCTTCGGTCCTCATGCAGATTCCTACAG gtTTTTGATTTTCCCAGACATGGGTCAGTCTCTGCAGTCTGTcatggaggaagaagatgagctTCTGTCTGAGAAAGTCGTCCTGCAGCTCGCCTGTAGAATA TTGGATGTTCTGCAGTATATCCATTCAAATGAGTATGTTCACGCTGATataaatgcagaaaacatttacatcaaaCCAGGACAGAAATCACAG gtaTATCTGGTAGGATACTGCCATGCTTTCAGGTTCTGTCCAGGTGGACAACATGTTGAGTACCGTGAAGCCAGCAGGACGCCACATGAGGGCACCATCGAGTTCATCAGCCTGGACACACACAAGGGAGCAG CTCCATCTCGACGCAGTGACCTGCAGTCTCTTGGTTACTGCATGCTGCGCTGGCACACAGGGACACTGCCGTGGACGGCTGTCACTCAGCCGGACCAGGTAgccacacagaaacagag GTACATTGAGGATGTTCCTGCCCTGTTGAGCCACTGCTTTGGAAAGAAGAGAGTCTCCA GTGCATTTCAAACATACCTGACCACAGTGATGACTCTGCAGTTCTCTGAGCAGCCGGACTACTCTGTGCTGAAGGACGGACTCAGTCGGGCTTTACTGCAGCTGGGAGGGTCGCTGGAGCAGCCGCTCAGTTTTTAG
- the rab27a gene encoding ras-related protein Rab-27A: protein MSDGEYDYLIKFLALGDSGVGKTSFLYQYTDGKFNSKFITTVGIDFREKRVMYKSSGPDGTSGRTQTIHMQLWDTAGQERFRSLTTAFFRDAMGFLLLFDLTNEQSFLNVRNWMSQLQVHAYCESPDVILCGNKCDLTDQRAVSEDEARELAEKYGIPYFETSAANGQNVSQAVDILLDLIMKRMERCVDKSWIPDGTVRVNGAANPDLSESSDKSKCAC from the exons ATGTCTGATGGGGAATATGATTACCTCATCAAATTCCTAGCCCTTGGTGATTCTGGTGTGGGAAAAACCAGCTTCCTCTACCAATACACAGATGGCAAGTTCAATTCCAAGTTCATCACTACAGTTGGAATAGacttcagagaaaaaagagTG ATGTACAAATCATCAGGTCCGGATGGAACTTCAGGTCGAACCCAGACGATCCACATGCAGCTGTGGGACACTGCAGGACAGGAGAG GTTTCGGAGTTTAACGACTGCATTCTTCAGAGACGCCATGggtttcctcctcctgtttgacCTTACAAATGAACAAAGCTTCCTCAACGTCAGAAACTGGATGA GTCAGTTACAGGTTCATGCATACTGTGAAAGTCCAGATGTCATCTTGTGTGGCAACAAATGTGACCTGACAGATCAGAGAGCAGTGTCTGAAGATGAGGCCCGTGAGCTGGCAGAGAAGTATGG AATCCCATACTTTGAGACAAGTGCTGCAAACGGACAGAACGTCAGCCAGGCAGTTGACATCCTGCTGGATCTCATCATGAAGAGGATGGAACGATGTGTTGACAAGTCCTGGATCCCTGACGGGACTGTCCGAGTTAATGGAGCCGCCAACCCAGACCTCTCAGAGAGTTCTGACAAGAGCAAATGTGCATGTTAG
- the LOC119017600 gene encoding protein PIGBOS1, giving the protein MFRRSIPFTQMVFVTLLGFGGGIYIYRPYFDPMLKSSGQQNQDVPKKQSETDGSSQ; this is encoded by the coding sequence ATGTTTAGAAGAAGCATACCCTTCACGCAGATGGTCTTTGTCACACTGCTAGGATTTGGTGGTGGTATTTATATCTACAGACCTTACTTTGACCCGATGCTGAAGAGTTCAGGACAGCAAAACCAGGATGTGCCAAagaaacagagtgaaacagaCGGTTCGTCACAATAA
- the LOC119018647 gene encoding rho family-interacting cell polarization regulator 1-like → MFTGSTKLPPTKTPQPERLDEVYAALRKGLQSYLQVHQLELDSLGQQIRENKKNSRLGSLYEQDKQVKAIERFMRRLDFHLSKVEELYDAYCIQRRLRDGASKMVAAFNSATGSKEARESLSEANKGYRECTEHMCSLESELESQMGEFHVKMKGLAGFARLCAGDQYEVLMRYGRQRWRLRGRVEVSNKQMWDSEEYIFLPLVTELLSIKVTELKSLANHVVVGTVSCEMLDLFCPLPQTLAVDINDLGTVKLNLEVTWSPFDKDDQTSSTSTVSKRLLSNQSPPDTPSMREQVFYSLLKRQGEMENGTVWSNSSESSDDSSSPALAHHAQRLTASNMLQSTLTTQLSFTPHKSSASTPSLSSNQEEDETEAGEVFSQADAVPNGHLQTSCSHSQVGESSPDCNVTDRASVQSADLSEASADLSCSCPDVSSVPPEFDLSQSSIPQVCVSAEEVKDDASEDISVQTGRTEADAGEGQQVEETHQSVQESKQPDDAPKAPFPTSSSFNQEVETALESFDFLNCSDLEEDEEEKEDEQQQENEEKKEEEDGADDDDNDDDGQHEENQNIKEEEKVEEEEKDEKNFYSGGSDDEEAGGLEILMEAPEGFRNSDEDRFSESQESSVADMQDLSQIEMPEEQEEHSAEKGGDQHGDDTSHGQDERPSTPSHLATTVF, encoded by the exons ATGTTCACGGGCTCCACCAAACTGCCACCCACTAAAACCCCCCAGCCCGAGCGGCTGGATGAAGTGTATGCTGCCTTACGCAAAGGCTTACA GTCGTACCTGCAGGTCCACCAGCTGGAGCTGGACAGTCTGGGGCAGCAGATCAgagagaacaagaagaacagtCGTTTG GGGTCTTTGTATGAGCAGGATAAG CAAGTGAAAGCCATAGAGAGGTTTATGCGACGCTTGGACTTCCATCTCAGCAAG GTTGAGGAGCTCTACGATGCCTATTGTATACAGCGGCGACTGCGTGATGGAGCAAGTAAGATGGTGGCGGCCTTCAACTCCGCCACTGGCAGCAAAGAGGCCAGAGAGAGCCTGAGTGAAGCCAACAAGGGCTACAGGGAATGCACAGAG cacaTGTGCTCACTTGAGAGTGAATTAGAAAGCCAGATGGGAGAGTTTCATGTCAAGATGAAGG GCCTCGCTGGCTTTGCACGGCTGTGTGCTGGTGACCAGTATGAG GTCCTAATGCGCTACGGGCGGCAACGCTGGAGGCTACGAGGCCGGGTGGAAGTCAGCAACAAGCAGATGTGGGACAGTGAGGAATACATCTTTCTGCCGCTCGTCACGGAGCTGCTGTCAATCAAG GTGACGGAGCTAAAGAGCCTGGCCAATCACGTGGTGGTGGGCACCGTGTCCTGCGAAATGCTCGACCTGTTCTGCCCGCTCCCCCAGACGCTTGCCGTGGATATCAACGACCTCGGGACGGTGAAGCTGAACTTGGAGGTCACCTGGAG TCCGTTTGATAAGGATGACCAGACATCATCCACTAGTACAGTTTCCAAACGGctgctgtccaatcagagcCCTCCAGACACGCCCTCCATGCGGGAGCAGGTGTTTTAT TCTCTGTTAAAGCGACAGGGAGAAATGGAGAACGGAACAGTCTGGTCCAACTCCTCTGAATCATCCGATGACTCCTCCAGTCCAGCCTTGGCTCACCATGCTCAGAGGCTGACGGCCTCCAACATGCTGCAAAGCACCCTGACCACTCAGCTGTCATTCACACCGCACAAGTCCAGTGCTTCAACGCCATCGCTCTCCTCCAATCAAGAGGAGGACGAGACAGAAGCCGGGGAGGTTTTCTCTCAGGCAGATGCGGTGCCTAACGGCCATCTGCAGACTTCCTGCTCGCATAGCCAAGTCGGCGAGAGCAGTCCAGACTGTAATGTAACTGATAGGGCGTCTGTCCAATCAGCTGACCTCTCTGAGGCCTCAGCAGACCTGAGCTGCTCATGCCCTGATGTCTCCTCTGTGCCTCCTGAGTTTGATTTGTCTCAAAGCAGCATCCcacaagtgtgtgtttcagcggaggaggtaaaagatgacgcaTCTGAGGACATATCAGTCCAGACTGGACGGACTGAAGCAGATGCAGGAGAGGGACAACAGGTAGAAGAGACACATCAGTCCGTCCAGGAGTCAAAACAACCAGACGACGCTCCGAAG gctcCTTTTCCTACTTCTTCTAGTTTCAATCAAGAAGTCGAGACAGCCCTTGAAAGTTTTGACTTTCTCAACTGCTCTGACCtcgaggaagatgaggaggaaaaagaggacgagcaacaacaagaaaacgaagaaaagaaggaggaagaggatggtgctgatgatgatgataatgatgatgatgggcaACATGAAGAGAACCAAAATataaaggaggaagagaaagtggaggaggaagaaaaggatgaaaagaacTTTTACTCTGGAGGAAG TGACGATGAGGAGGCCGGCGGTCTAGAGATCCTAATGGAGGCTCCAGAAGGATTTAGGAACTCAGATGAAGATCGTTTCTCTGAATCACAG gagtcCAGCGTGGCAGACATGCAGGATTTGAGTCAGATAGAAATGccggaggagcaggaggagcacagCGCGGAGAAGGGAGGCGACCAACACG GAGACGACACATCACATGGTCAGGACGAGCGTCCCTCTACTCCCAGCCACTTGGCCACTACTGTCTTCTGA